Proteins encoded by one window of Glycine soja cultivar W05 chromosome 15, ASM419377v2, whole genome shotgun sequence:
- the LOC114388334 gene encoding probable NAD(P)H dehydrogenase (quinone) FQR1-like 1 isoform X2, translating into MATKVYIVYYSTYGHVEKLAREIEKGAASVEGVEAKLWQVPETLPEEVLAKLGAPPKSDAPIITPNELPEADGFLFGFPTRFGSMAAQFKAFFDATGGLWRTQSLAGKPAGFFYSTSSQGGGQETTPLTSITQLVHHGLIFVPIGYTFGGGMFEMEKVKGGSPYGAGTYAGDGSRQPSELELAQAFHQGKYFAGIAKKLKGSQ; encoded by the exons ATGGCTACCAAGGTTTATATTGT TTATTATTCTACATATGGACATGTTGAGAAGCTAGCTAGAGAGATAGAAAAAGGGGCTGCTTCGGTGGAGGGAGTAGAAGCAAAACTGTGGCAG GTACCTGAAACCTTGCCTGAAGAGGTCCTTGCAAAGTTGGGAGCACCTCCAAAGAGTGATGCTCCAATTATTACTCCCAATGAGCTTCCTGAGGCTGATGgttttttgtttggttttccCACGAGATTTGGTTCTATGGCTGCTCAATTTAAAGCATTTTTCGATGCAACTGGAGGCCTATGGCGTACACAGTCACTAGCAGGAAAGCCTGCAGGCTTCTTCTATAGCACAAGTTCTCAAGGAGGTGGTCAAGAAACTACCCC GTTGACATCTATTACTCAGCTTGTTCACCATGGATTGATCTTTGTCCCCATTGGCTACACATTTGGTGGTGGCATGTTTGAGATGGAAAAGGTGAAAGGTGGCTCCCCATATGGTGCAGGAACTTATGCTGGAGATGGCTCAAGGCAGCCTAGTGAGTTAGAATTGGCTCAAGCTTTTCATCAGGGTAAATACTTTGCCGGCATTGCAAAAAAGCTCAAGGGATCTCAATGA
- the LOC114387998 gene encoding G-type lectin S-receptor-like serine/threonine-protein kinase At4g27290 isoform X1: MKKVVIIIFALACLSILQKTSYAADVLTPTSSIKGGQELISAGQNFSLGFFTPGTSKSRYVGIWYKNILPQTIVWVANRDSPLNDTSGNLTVAADGNIVLFDGAGNRIWFTNSSRPIQEPIAKLLDSGNLVLIDGKNSDSDSYIWQSFDYPTDTMLPGLKLGWDKTSGLNRYLTSWKSANDPSPGNFTYRFDQKEFPELVIRQGMNITFRSGIWDGIRFNSDDWLSFNEITAFKPQLSVTRNEAVYWDEPGDRLSRFVMRDDGLLQRYIWDNKILKWTQMYEARKDFCDTYGACGANGICNIKDLPAYCDCLKGFIPNSQEEWDSFNWSGGCIRRTPLNCTEGDRFQKLSWVKLPMLLQFWTNNSMSLEECHVECLKNCSCTAYANSALNEGPHGCLLWFGNLIDIRLLITEEDAGGQLDLYVRLAASEIESTANASKRRKIALIISASSLALLLLCIILCLSKKYIKRRRTTTDLVAGHRNHNEDQAPPLFEIDTILAATNNFSIENKIGEGGFGPVYRGKLAHGQEIAVKRLSKTSKQGISEFMNEVGLVAKLQHRNLVSVLGGCTQGEERMLVYEYMPNSSLDHFIFDPKQGKTLKWRKRYDIIVGIARGLLYLHQDSKLTIIHRDLKTSNILLDNELNPKISDFGVSRIVEGDHFAVTTNEIVGTIGYMSPEYAVNGLLSVKSDVFSFGVIVLEILSGTKSNNFKVKHPDHDHNLLGQAWRLWNEERAVEFMDVNLDLTTIPSEFMSCLQVGLLCVQNLPEDRPTMSSVVFMLSNESIALGQPKKPDFFEEKLEYRGYSEKESFSNNAMTITLLEARN, encoded by the exons ATGAAGAAAgttgttatcattatttttgCTCTTGCTTGTCTATCAATCCTTCAGAAAACGTCATATGCAGCTGATGTCTTGACTCCAACATCTTCCATTAAAGGTGGCCAAGAACTCATTTCTGCTGGACAAAATTTTTCTCTTGGATTCTTCACTCCAGGAACCTCCAAAAGCCGCTATGTAGGGATATGGTACAAGAATATTTTGCCTCAAACCATAGTTTGGGTAGCAAACAGAGATAGTCCACTTAATGACACGAGTGGAAATTTAACCGTTGCTGCTGATGGGAATATTGTACTTTTTGATGGAGCAGGTAACAGAATATGGTTTACAAATTCATCAAGACCAATTCAAGAACCAATTGCAAAGCTGTTGGATTCGGGAAACTTGGTGCTGATAGATGGAAAGAACAGTGATTCTGATAGTTACATATGGCAAAGCTTTGATTATCCAACAGATACAATGTTACCTGGCTTGAAGTTGGGTTGGGATAAGACCTCAGGTCTCAATAGATATTTGACTTCTTGGAAGAGTGCTAATGACCCCTCTCCTGGAAACTTTACCTACAGATTTGACCAGAAAGAATTTCCTGAGTTGGTAATCCGCCAGGGAATGAACATCACATTCAGAAGTGGAATTTGGGACGGCATCCGTTTTAATTCAGATGATTGGTTATCATTTAACGAAATTACAGCCTTCAAGCCGCAGCTTTCAGTAACTAGAAATGAGGCAGTGTATTGGGATGAACCAGGAGATAGATTGTCAAGGTTTGTGATGAGGGATGACGGGTTACTTCAAAGATATATTTGGGACAACAAAATTCTTAAGTGGACTCAGATGTATGAGGCAAGGAAAGACTTTTGTGATACCTATGGAGCATGTGGGGCGAATGGTATTTGCAATATTAAGGATTTGCCTGCTTACTGTGATTGCTTGAAAGGCTTCATTCCAAATTCACAGGAAGAATGGGATTCATTTAATTGGTCTGGTGGGTGCATCAGGAGAACACCCTTAAACTGCACAGAAGGTGATAGGTTTCAGAAATTAAGCTGGGTAAAACTACCCATGTTATTGCAATTTTGGACTAATAATAGCATGAGTCTTGAAGAATGCCATGTGGAGTGCTTGAAGAACTGTTCCTGCACGGCGTATGCAAATTCTGCCTTGAATGAAGGGCCTCATGGCTGCTTGCTTTGGTTTGGGAACTTGATTGACATCAGGCTGCTTATAACTGAAGAGGATGCAGGTGGACAACTTGATCTTTATGTAAGGTTAGCTGCTTCAGAAATAG AGTCCACTGCGAATGCTAGTAAAAGGAGAAAGATAGCACTGATTATTTCGGCATCGTCTTTGGCACTGCTGCTTTTGTGTATTATTTTGTGCCTTTCTAAGAAGTATATAAAACGGAGGAGGACCACTACTGATTTGG TCGCAGGTCATAGAAATCATAATGAAGATCAAGCACCACCTCTTTTTGAGATAGATACTATTCTGGCCGCTACAAACAATTTTTCAATTGAGAACAAGATTGGGGAAGGTGGTTTTGGCCCAGTATACAGg GGTAAATTGGCTCACGGACAAGAAATAGCTGTTAAAAGGCTATCAAAAACCTCAAAACAAGGCATCTCAGAGTTTATGAATGAAGTTGGATTGGTAGCCAAACTCCAACACCGTAATCTTGTGAGTGTTTTGGGTGGGTGCACTCAAGGAGAAGAAAGAATGTTGGTCTATGAATACATGCCAAATAGTAGCTTGGACCACTTCATTTTTG ATCCTAAGCAAGGAAAAACTTTGAAGTGGAGGAAACGATATGATATAATTGTGGGGATTGCTCGAGGACTACTTTATCTCCATCAAGATTCAAAACTAACCATCATTCATAGGGATCTAAAAACTAGTAACATTCTACTAGACAATGAATTGAACCCcaaaatttctgattttggtGTATCCCGCATTGTTGAAGGAGATCATTTTGCAGTAACAACAAATGAAATTGTTGGGACAAT TGGTTATATGTCCCCTGAGTATGCAGTAAATGGGCTTCTTTCCGTGAAGTCTGATGTGTTTAGCTTCGGAGTTATAGTGTTAGAGATATTAAGTGGAACCAAAAGTAATAACTTCAAAGTCAAACATCCAGATCATGACCATAATCTATTGGGGCAG GCATGGAGATTATGGAATGAAGAACGAGCTGTGGAATTCATGGATGTTAATTTAGACCTTACAACTATTCCATCAGAATTTATGAGCTGCCTGCAAGTTGGTCTCTTATGTGTTCAAAATTTACCCGAAGACAGACCAACTATGTCGTCTGTGGTTTTCATGTTGAGCAATGAAAGCATTGCACTAGGCCAACCAAAGAAGCCTGACTTCTTTGAAGAAAAGTTAGAGTATCGTGGGTACAGCGAGAAAGAGAGTTTTAGTAACAATGCTATGACTATAACATTGTTAGAAGCTCGAAATTAG
- the LOC114387998 gene encoding G-type lectin S-receptor-like serine/threonine-protein kinase At4g27290 isoform X2, with product MKKVVIIIFALACLSILQKTSYAADVLTPTSSIKGGQELISAGQNFSLGFFTPGTSKSRYVGIWYKNILPQTIVWVANRDSPLNDTSGNLTVAADGNIVLFDGAGNRIWFTNSSRPIQEPIAKLLDSGNLVLIDGKNSDSDSYIWQSFDYPTDTMLPGLKLGWDKTSGLNRYLTSWKSANDPSPGNFTYRFDQKEFPELVIRQGMNITFRSGIWDGIRFNSDDWLSFNEITAFKPQLSVTRNEAVYWDEPGDRLSRFVMRDDGLLQRYIWDNKILKWTQMYEARKDFCDTYGACGANGICNIKDLPAYCDCLKGFIPNSQEEWDSFNWSGGCIRRTPLNCTEGDRFQKLSWVKLPMLLQFWTNNSMSLEECHVECLKNCSCTAYANSALNEGPHGCLLWFGNLIDIRLLITEEDAGGQLDLYVRLAASEIESTANASKRRKIALIISASSLALLLLCIILCLSKKYIKRRRTTTDLGHRNHNEDQAPPLFEIDTILAATNNFSIENKIGEGGFGPVYRGKLAHGQEIAVKRLSKTSKQGISEFMNEVGLVAKLQHRNLVSVLGGCTQGEERMLVYEYMPNSSLDHFIFDPKQGKTLKWRKRYDIIVGIARGLLYLHQDSKLTIIHRDLKTSNILLDNELNPKISDFGVSRIVEGDHFAVTTNEIVGTIGYMSPEYAVNGLLSVKSDVFSFGVIVLEILSGTKSNNFKVKHPDHDHNLLGQAWRLWNEERAVEFMDVNLDLTTIPSEFMSCLQVGLLCVQNLPEDRPTMSSVVFMLSNESIALGQPKKPDFFEEKLEYRGYSEKESFSNNAMTITLLEARN from the exons ATGAAGAAAgttgttatcattatttttgCTCTTGCTTGTCTATCAATCCTTCAGAAAACGTCATATGCAGCTGATGTCTTGACTCCAACATCTTCCATTAAAGGTGGCCAAGAACTCATTTCTGCTGGACAAAATTTTTCTCTTGGATTCTTCACTCCAGGAACCTCCAAAAGCCGCTATGTAGGGATATGGTACAAGAATATTTTGCCTCAAACCATAGTTTGGGTAGCAAACAGAGATAGTCCACTTAATGACACGAGTGGAAATTTAACCGTTGCTGCTGATGGGAATATTGTACTTTTTGATGGAGCAGGTAACAGAATATGGTTTACAAATTCATCAAGACCAATTCAAGAACCAATTGCAAAGCTGTTGGATTCGGGAAACTTGGTGCTGATAGATGGAAAGAACAGTGATTCTGATAGTTACATATGGCAAAGCTTTGATTATCCAACAGATACAATGTTACCTGGCTTGAAGTTGGGTTGGGATAAGACCTCAGGTCTCAATAGATATTTGACTTCTTGGAAGAGTGCTAATGACCCCTCTCCTGGAAACTTTACCTACAGATTTGACCAGAAAGAATTTCCTGAGTTGGTAATCCGCCAGGGAATGAACATCACATTCAGAAGTGGAATTTGGGACGGCATCCGTTTTAATTCAGATGATTGGTTATCATTTAACGAAATTACAGCCTTCAAGCCGCAGCTTTCAGTAACTAGAAATGAGGCAGTGTATTGGGATGAACCAGGAGATAGATTGTCAAGGTTTGTGATGAGGGATGACGGGTTACTTCAAAGATATATTTGGGACAACAAAATTCTTAAGTGGACTCAGATGTATGAGGCAAGGAAAGACTTTTGTGATACCTATGGAGCATGTGGGGCGAATGGTATTTGCAATATTAAGGATTTGCCTGCTTACTGTGATTGCTTGAAAGGCTTCATTCCAAATTCACAGGAAGAATGGGATTCATTTAATTGGTCTGGTGGGTGCATCAGGAGAACACCCTTAAACTGCACAGAAGGTGATAGGTTTCAGAAATTAAGCTGGGTAAAACTACCCATGTTATTGCAATTTTGGACTAATAATAGCATGAGTCTTGAAGAATGCCATGTGGAGTGCTTGAAGAACTGTTCCTGCACGGCGTATGCAAATTCTGCCTTGAATGAAGGGCCTCATGGCTGCTTGCTTTGGTTTGGGAACTTGATTGACATCAGGCTGCTTATAACTGAAGAGGATGCAGGTGGACAACTTGATCTTTATGTAAGGTTAGCTGCTTCAGAAATAG AGTCCACTGCGAATGCTAGTAAAAGGAGAAAGATAGCACTGATTATTTCGGCATCGTCTTTGGCACTGCTGCTTTTGTGTATTATTTTGTGCCTTTCTAAGAAGTATATAAAACGGAGGAGGACCACTACTGATTTGG GTCATAGAAATCATAATGAAGATCAAGCACCACCTCTTTTTGAGATAGATACTATTCTGGCCGCTACAAACAATTTTTCAATTGAGAACAAGATTGGGGAAGGTGGTTTTGGCCCAGTATACAGg GGTAAATTGGCTCACGGACAAGAAATAGCTGTTAAAAGGCTATCAAAAACCTCAAAACAAGGCATCTCAGAGTTTATGAATGAAGTTGGATTGGTAGCCAAACTCCAACACCGTAATCTTGTGAGTGTTTTGGGTGGGTGCACTCAAGGAGAAGAAAGAATGTTGGTCTATGAATACATGCCAAATAGTAGCTTGGACCACTTCATTTTTG ATCCTAAGCAAGGAAAAACTTTGAAGTGGAGGAAACGATATGATATAATTGTGGGGATTGCTCGAGGACTACTTTATCTCCATCAAGATTCAAAACTAACCATCATTCATAGGGATCTAAAAACTAGTAACATTCTACTAGACAATGAATTGAACCCcaaaatttctgattttggtGTATCCCGCATTGTTGAAGGAGATCATTTTGCAGTAACAACAAATGAAATTGTTGGGACAAT TGGTTATATGTCCCCTGAGTATGCAGTAAATGGGCTTCTTTCCGTGAAGTCTGATGTGTTTAGCTTCGGAGTTATAGTGTTAGAGATATTAAGTGGAACCAAAAGTAATAACTTCAAAGTCAAACATCCAGATCATGACCATAATCTATTGGGGCAG GCATGGAGATTATGGAATGAAGAACGAGCTGTGGAATTCATGGATGTTAATTTAGACCTTACAACTATTCCATCAGAATTTATGAGCTGCCTGCAAGTTGGTCTCTTATGTGTTCAAAATTTACCCGAAGACAGACCAACTATGTCGTCTGTGGTTTTCATGTTGAGCAATGAAAGCATTGCACTAGGCCAACCAAAGAAGCCTGACTTCTTTGAAGAAAAGTTAGAGTATCGTGGGTACAGCGAGAAAGAGAGTTTTAGTAACAATGCTATGACTATAACATTGTTAGAAGCTCGAAATTAG
- the LOC114388334 gene encoding probable NAD(P)H dehydrogenase (quinone) FQR1-like 1 isoform X1, whose amino-acid sequence MKNFHHRKSTVNFGEKRDLGLARAIGEFHPTFSQNEKSYYSTYGHVEKLAREIEKGAASVEGVEAKLWQVPETLPEEVLAKLGAPPKSDAPIITPNELPEADGFLFGFPTRFGSMAAQFKAFFDATGGLWRTQSLAGKPAGFFYSTSSQGGGQETTPLTSITQLVHHGLIFVPIGYTFGGGMFEMEKVKGGSPYGAGTYAGDGSRQPSELELAQAFHQGKYFAGIAKKLKGSQ is encoded by the exons ATGAAGAATTTTCACCACAGAAAGTCaactgtgaat TTTGGGGAGAAGAGGGATTTGGGTTTGGCAAGGGCAATTGGTGAATTCCATCCTACATTTTCCCAAAATGAAAAAAG TTATTATTCTACATATGGACATGTTGAGAAGCTAGCTAGAGAGATAGAAAAAGGGGCTGCTTCGGTGGAGGGAGTAGAAGCAAAACTGTGGCAG GTACCTGAAACCTTGCCTGAAGAGGTCCTTGCAAAGTTGGGAGCACCTCCAAAGAGTGATGCTCCAATTATTACTCCCAATGAGCTTCCTGAGGCTGATGgttttttgtttggttttccCACGAGATTTGGTTCTATGGCTGCTCAATTTAAAGCATTTTTCGATGCAACTGGAGGCCTATGGCGTACACAGTCACTAGCAGGAAAGCCTGCAGGCTTCTTCTATAGCACAAGTTCTCAAGGAGGTGGTCAAGAAACTACCCC GTTGACATCTATTACTCAGCTTGTTCACCATGGATTGATCTTTGTCCCCATTGGCTACACATTTGGTGGTGGCATGTTTGAGATGGAAAAGGTGAAAGGTGGCTCCCCATATGGTGCAGGAACTTATGCTGGAGATGGCTCAAGGCAGCCTAGTGAGTTAGAATTGGCTCAAGCTTTTCATCAGGGTAAATACTTTGCCGGCATTGCAAAAAAGCTCAAGGGATCTCAATGA
- the LOC114386670 gene encoding U-box domain-containing protein 8-like, with protein sequence MAAEAQLPDHFKCPISLQIMSDPVILSSGHTFDRSSIQRWLDAGHRTCPITKLPLPAHSSLIPNHALRSLISNYAPINPQQHHHPQTLISSLTSLSSPLPSKLDALHHLTRLSHSDSLFRRRLFNSPALVPALLTCLQHISADLRHRALSLLLHLSLDDDAKVGLVAEGLLSPLITLLLSAAPSDCRALSATLLTSLAVLHVNKATIGAFPGSIHALVTLLRDGKGRERKEAATALYALCSFPDNRRRAVECSAVPVLLRSADSGLERSVEVIGVLAKCKEGREHMERFRGCVQILTRVLRNGSSRGVQYALMALYSLCCHSEETVVEALRNGVLDICQGLVEDDNAKVKRNSSCLVQLLRGNTHRLS encoded by the coding sequence ATGGCGGCTGAGGCTCAGCTTCCTGACCACTTCAAGTGTCCGATTTCCCTGCAAATCATGTCCGACCCCGTCATCCTCTCTTCCGGCCACACCTTCGACCGCTCCTCCATCCAGCGCTGGCTGGACGCCGGCCACCGCACTTGCCCAATTACCAAACTACCCCTCCCTGCACACTCCTCCCTCATCCCCAACCACGCCCTCCGAAGCCTAATCTCCAACTACGCCCCCATCAACCCTCAACAACACCACCACCCCCAAACCCTAATCTCCTCCCTCACCTCTCTCTCCTCCCCTCTCCCCTCCAAACTCGACGCGCTCCACCACCTCACGCGCCTCTCTCACTCCGACTCCCTCTTCCGCCGCCGCCTCTTCAATTCCCCCGCCCTCGTCCCCGCCCTCTTAACCTGCCTCCAACACATCTCCGCCGACCTCCGCCATCGCGCCCTCTCCCTCCTCCTCCACCTCTCCCTCGACGACGACGCCAAGGTCGGCCTCGTCGCCGAGGGCCTCCTCTCCCCTCTCATCACTCTACTCCTCTCCGCCGCCCCCTCCGACTGCCGCGCCCTCTCCGCCACCCTTCTCACCAGCCTCGCCGTCCTCCACGTCAACAAGGCCACCATCGGAGCCTTCCCCGGCTCCATCCACGCCCTGGTCACACTCCTCCGGGACGGTAAAggcagagaaagaaaagaagccgCCACCGCGCTCTACGCCCTCTGCTCCTTCCCCGACAACCGCCGTAGAGCGGTAGAGTGCAGCGCCGTTCCTGTTCTGCTTCGAAGCGCCGATTCCGGGCTTGAGAGGAGCGTTGAGGTTATTGGGGTTTTGGCGAAGTGTAAAGAGGGGAGGGAACACATGGAACGGTTTCGCGGGTGTGTGCAGATTCTTACTCGCGTGTTGAGGAATGGAAGCTCCAGAGGAGTTCAGTATGCTCTTATGGCTCTCTATTCTCTCTGTTGTCACAGTGAAGAAACTGTTGTCGAGGCTTTACGAAATGGGGTTTTGGATATTTGTCAAGGCTTGGTCGAGGATGATAATGCCAAGGTCAAGAGGAATTCGTCCTGTTTGGTTCAGCTTCTCCGTGGGAACACCCATCGCTTGAGTTAG
- the LOC114388082 gene encoding uncharacterized protein LOC114388082, producing the protein MDNTLRLHQDSGPLLLDPLPYKRLIGRLIYLTNTRPHIAFTTQQLSQFMSLPPTQTHLCAATRVLKYLKGCPRKGLSFSRESPIQILGFSDADWATCIDSSKSITWYCFFLGSSLISWKAKKQNTVSRSSSSSEAKYRALTSTTCELQWLTYLLKDLHVTLIYCDNQSALQ; encoded by the coding sequence ATGGACAACACTCTTCGTCTTCACCAAGACTCTGGTCCTTTGTTACTTGATCCATTACCTTATAAACGCTTGATTGGCCGCCTTATCTACCTCACCAACACTCGTCCACACATTGCCTTCACCACACAACAACTTAGTCAATTCATGTCTCTACCACCAACTCAGACACATCTCTGTGCTGCTACTCGTGTTCTCAAATACCTCAAAGGATGTCCAAGAAAAGGGCTCTCTTTTAGTAGAGAATCTCCCATTCAAATTCTTGGATTCAGTGATGCCGATTGGGCAACATGTATTGATTCAAGCAAGTCAATCACATGGTACTGCTTCTTTCTTGGTAGTTCTCTAATCTCATGGAAAGCTAAGAAACAAAACACTGTTTCCCGCTCATCCTCATCCTCTGAAGCTAAGTATAGAGCTCTCACCTCCACCACATGCGAATTACAGTGGCTTACTTACCTTCTAAAAGATCTCCATGTTACTTTGATATATTGTGACAATCAAAGTGCTTTGCAATAG